CGTGAGAGTTCGCGGAGGAACTCCAGCCCGTCTCGCTCGGGCATGAACAGGTCGCACAGGGCCAGATCGGCCGGCCGGGCGCGAAACCTCCGCAACCCGTCCCGGCCGTCCTCGGCTTCCTCGATCTCAAAGCCCTCGGGTTCGAGCATTCGGCGGACAGCCTTCCGCAGGACTGGATCGTCGTCAACGACTAGGATTCGAGGCATTTGAGCCCCCTGTTGGCGGTGTAATGGGCTCCCACTCTTCCTTCCTCATACTGCTCGGCAACGCCCCTCCGATCCCCTCTCACTGGTGGCAGCACGAACTTCTCGCCGATGTAACTGCAAGAGCGAATTCAGCAGGCGGCGATGGGCGGCCCCTGGCTTTTAGTAAGTGAGTCAAGGACGGAAGTGCTGTCGCTCACCGCCCTTCGATACAGTCCGGCCGGGTCGAGGATCAGGACGATACCGCCGTCCCCCGTAATAGTCGCCCCGCCGATGCCGTCGATCTGACCCAACTGGCGCGGCACCGGTTTTAGCACGATTTCCTGTTGCCCCTTCAATGCGTCCACGACCACGCCGAATCGTGTTCCGGCAACCGTCAGAACGACGACCGGCACGCGGTTAGTTTGTTCGCACTCGGCACGGGTCTCGACTGAGGGCGGGGGCAATCCGATCAACTGGCCCAGGGGCTTCACCGGAATGATGTCTCCCCGAAGGGCTACCGCGCGCACGCCGCGCAACTGGTGGAACGAATCGGGTGCAACTTTTAAGGTTTCCTGCACGACGTCGATTGGCAGACCGAACGTCATCCCGCCGGCCTCGACCAGAACGACCGTCGTGACCGCAAGGGTGAGGGGAAGGGCCAATCTGATGCAGGTTCCCTGTCCCGGTTCGGACCGGATCGTGACCGACCCACCGAGGGCCGCAATGTTGTTCTTGACCACGTCCATTCCGACGCCGCGGCCGGACAGGTCGCTGACCACCTGGGCCGTACTCAGGCCGGCGGCAAAAATCAGTTGAAGTGACTCCTCGCGGGTCATCACCGCGGCCTGCTCCGCGGTGATGACGCCGGTGGACACGGCCTTCGCCTTGAGCCGTTCGGCATCGATCCCGCCGCCATCGTCCTGGATATCGATCACGATCACGTTCCCCTCGCGCCCGGCCCGGAGCGCGATCACTCCGACCTCGCGCTTGTCCGCCTCGCGGCGCGCCTGCGGCGACTCGATCCCGTGATCGGCGGCGTTACGCACCAGGTGAACCAGCGGGTCGCTCAGGGCCTCCGCTACCTGCTTGTCGAGTTCCGTGTCCTCCCCGTGAAGTTCCAACTCGATCTGTTTGCCGAGGGTCTTGGCGACATCTCGGACGAGCCGCGGGAACCGCTGGAAAACCGTGCCGACCGGGACCATCCGCATCCCCATCGCGTTACTCTGCACGTCCCCGATGATCCGGCACACCTTGTCCACCGCGTCCTTCAGCCCGCGAGTGGTGGACCGGTCCGTTTGGAACAGGCGGTGCGCGTGAACAAGCGAGTTGCGGGCGATGACCAGTTCGCCAGCCAGGTTCACGTATTCATCAAGTTTTCTCTGATCGACGCGCATCGTCTTCCCGCCGGGCGCCGGACGTGCTCCGGGGCCGGCGTCGCTCGTCGCGGGTTTGACTGCCCGGGAGGGGACCGTTTCTGGCGCGGGTGGTGCATCGAGTACGGGCGGGGTCGGAGCTGCGGGCGCGGGCGCGGGTGGTGCCGCCGGGGCCGAGAAGGAATCACGGCCGCCGATAGCCGCGGCGAGCCGGTCGCGGGCGGACGTGAGGCGCGCCAGCACGGTAAGCAACTCGTCGGCCGGGGCACCGATGTCCGCTCGGCCGACGCACGCGGCCGAAGTCTTGAGCGAGGTCGCCGATCGGCGGAGCAGCGCCAGGACCGCGTTCGTGCAATCCCCCTTGGCGATCGAATTCAGCCCGTCGGTCAGTCCTTCCAAGTATTGGCTCGCGGCGTCCCGAAAGACCGTCTCGGGACTGGGGCCGGCGCCCCCGCTACTGCCGACGGATTCGGTCGCCTGCCCGCACAGTACGTCTAGCACGGCGATGAACTCGCTAAGGTCCGTTGGTCGTTCACCGGTCGGGGTCAGGGCGCCGACCATCCCCTTCAGGTGATCGACGCCCTGGAACGCGAACTCGGACGCTCCGCCGGCGAGTGGCAGGCGGCCGCTGCGGACGAGGCTCAGTACGTTCTCGAGCTTGTGGCTCAGAACGCGGATCTGGTTCAGTCCGACGTACCCGGCCGTTCCCTTGATACTGTGAACCGCCCGGAACAGGCGGTTGATCGCGTCCGCGTGGTCGCTCTGGCCCTCCAGCTCGAGCAGCGCGCCCTCCGCCTCCTGGAGGCTGTCGGCGCTCTCGGTCGTGAACTGCGCGAGCAGGTCCGGGGCCAGCCCTTGGCCCGGGGCCGGCCAGTCCGTGGGCGGGTTCGACGGTCCGGGTTGGGGGGGGGCGGCGGACGCCCTCTCCACGGCAATGGACAGCGCGGTGCGCGCGACCTCGGCGCCCGCATCGACGGGCTCTTCGCCGGCCAATCCGAGGGCCGAGGCGAGAGCGTCCGAGGCCGCGATTAATGCCTCGGGCAGGCCGTTACTGCAAACGATCCGCCCGTCGCGGATGTCGGCCGTTGCGGCCGCGAGCGCCGCGGCGAGGCGGGCAACTAACGGTGGCCCGTATGCGGTCGCTCGGGCGAGGCAGGCGCAGTTGTCCGCGGCGGAGACCGCGGTGGCCGGGTCCGCGCGATCCTCGAGTCTCAACAAGTCGCGGGCAAGAGATTCGAGCCGGTCCGCGACTGGCCCAAGGGGGCCGACGGGGGTTCGATCGCGCGGAGTAAGAGGTTCGAGCCGCGCCGCGGCTTCGGGGAGCCCGGGGGATGATTCAGCGGGGGTCATCGGGTTCGATCCTGGGGTGGTCAGCGGCCCAACAGCATGCGCACGTTGAGTAGCAGGTCGGGTGCCCGGGCGGGCTTTACCACGTACACGTTCGCCCCGGCCCGCAACCCGTTCACTCGGTCCTGCGCCTCCGCCTCGGTCGAAACCAGGATCACAGGGGTGTCCTGGTAACCGGCGGTGGTCCGGATCCGACGGGTTAGCTCCAACCCGTCCATCTTCGGCATGTTCACGTCGGACACGATCACGTCGAACCGCTCGGTCAAGAGCACCTCCAGGGCCTCGCTGCCGTTCGAGGCCTGCCGGACCTCGAACCCGCCCCCGCGGAGCATGAACGAGTGAAGGTTCCGGACCATCTCCGAGTCGTCGACCACGAGTACGCGCGTCGTCATTACCCGCCCCCTTGCGCGCCCGGCGCTCGCACGCCCGGCGGTATGTATTTCGAGTCGCCGGCCCCCTTCGCGCTCAACCGGCCGAGCACGCGAACGGCCTGCGAATGAACCGCCCGGTCGTCCGTCGAGAGGGCCGCCCGAACCGGTCCGAGCCGGACCCGGTCCCGCAGCGCCTCGACCTCCGCCGCAGTCAGCCG
The Gemmata palustris DNA segment above includes these coding regions:
- a CDS encoding response regulator, whose translation is MPRILVVDDDPVLRKAVRRMLEPEGFEIEEAEDGRDGLRRFRARPADLALCDLFMPERDGLEFLRELSREFVGGKVVTMSGGNGHGTVDLLPLAKFLGADGTLYKPFKQADLLKAIRHVLSSIPN
- a CDS encoding chemotaxis protein CheA, whose translation is MTPAESSPGLPEAAARLEPLTPRDRTPVGPLGPVADRLESLARDLLRLEDRADPATAVSAADNCACLARATAYGPPLVARLAAALAAATADIRDGRIVCSNGLPEALIAASDALASALGLAGEEPVDAGAEVARTALSIAVERASAAPPQPGPSNPPTDWPAPGQGLAPDLLAQFTTESADSLQEAEGALLELEGQSDHADAINRLFRAVHSIKGTAGYVGLNQIRVLSHKLENVLSLVRSGRLPLAGGASEFAFQGVDHLKGMVGALTPTGERPTDLSEFIAVLDVLCGQATESVGSSGGAGPSPETVFRDAASQYLEGLTDGLNSIAKGDCTNAVLALLRRSATSLKTSAACVGRADIGAPADELLTVLARLTSARDRLAAAIGGRDSFSAPAAPPAPAPAAPTPPVLDAPPAPETVPSRAVKPATSDAGPGARPAPGGKTMRVDQRKLDEYVNLAGELVIARNSLVHAHRLFQTDRSTTRGLKDAVDKVCRIIGDVQSNAMGMRMVPVGTVFQRFPRLVRDVAKTLGKQIELELHGEDTELDKQVAEALSDPLVHLVRNAADHGIESPQARREADKREVGVIALRAGREGNVIVIDIQDDGGGIDAERLKAKAVSTGVITAEQAAVMTREESLQLIFAAGLSTAQVVSDLSGRGVGMDVVKNNIAALGGSVTIRSEPGQGTCIRLALPLTLAVTTVVLVEAGGMTFGLPIDVVQETLKVAPDSFHQLRGVRAVALRGDIIPVKPLGQLIGLPPPSVETRAECEQTNRVPVVVLTVAGTRFGVVVDALKGQQEIVLKPVPRQLGQIDGIGGATITGDGGIVLILDPAGLYRRAVSDSTSVLDSLTKSQGPPIAAC
- a CDS encoding response regulator, yielding MTTRVLVVDDSEMVRNLHSFMLRGGGFEVRQASNGSEALEVLLTERFDVIVSDVNMPKMDGLELTRRIRTTAGYQDTPVILVSTEAEAQDRVNGLRAGANVYVVKPARAPDLLLNVRMLLGR